In the Choloepus didactylus isolate mChoDid1 chromosome 5, mChoDid1.pri, whole genome shotgun sequence genome, one interval contains:
- the LOC119534589 gene encoding probable G-protein coupled receptor 141 gives MADHNVSTNSSCSPILTPYLTSLYGIVLIGGLVGVISILFLLVKMNTRSVTTTAVVNLVVVHSVFLLTVPFRLIYLIKKTWTFGLPLCKIVSAMLHIHMYLTFLFYVVILVSRYLIFFKRKNKVEFYRKLHAVAASTGMWLLVIVIMVPLVVSQYGSHETYDDQHCFKFHKELARTYAQIINYFIVAIVIAIALILLVFQVFIIVSMARKLHHSLLSHQEFWAQLKNLFFIGVILICFIPYQFFRIYYLQVVAHSHLCNDKVAFYNEIFLSVTAISCFDLLLFVLGGSRWFKQKTIDLWNCLLCR, from the coding sequence ATGGCCGACCACAACGTTTCCACGAATTCGTCATGCAGTCCTATACTGACCCCCTATTTAACCAGTCTCTATGGGATAGTGCTCATTGGAGGACTGGTGGGCGTCATCTCCATTTTGTTCCTGCTGGTGAAAATGAACACCCGCTCTGTGACCACCACTGCGGTCGTTAACCTGGTGGTGGTACATAGTGTCTTTCTCTTGACAGTACCTTTTCGATTGATCTACCTCATCAAAAAAACTTGGACCTTTGGGTTGCCCTTATGCAAAATTGTGAGTGCCATGTTGCACATCCACATGTACCTCACATTCCTCTTCTACGTGGTGATCCTGGTCAGCAGGTACCTCATCTTCTTCAAGCGCAAGAACAAAGTGGAATTTTACAGAAAATTGCATGCTGTGGCTGCAAGCACTGGCATGTGGTTGCTGGTGATTGTCATTATGGTGCCCCTGGTTGTTTCCCAGTATGGGTCTCATGAGACATACGATGACCAACATTGTTTCAAGTTCCACAAAGAACTAGCTCGTACGTATGCACAAATCATCAACTATTTCATAGTTGCTATCGTTATAGCCATCGCGCTGATTCTCTTGGTCTTCCAGGTCTTCATCATTGTGTCGATGGCGCGGAAGCTACACCACTCCTTGCTATCCCACCAGGAGTTCTGGGCTCAATTGAAAAACCTGTTTTTTATTGGAGTTATCCTTATTTGCTTCATTCCTTATCAGTTCTTCCGGATCTATTATTTGCAAGTTGTGGCACACTCACATCTCTGTAATGACAAAGTTGCATTTTATAATGAAATCTTCTTGAGTGTAACAGCGATTAGCTGCTTTGATTTACTGCTCTTTGTTCTTGGGGGGAGCCGCTGGTTTAAGCAGAAGACAATCGACCTATGGAATTGCCTTTTGTGCCGTTAG